A genomic region of Papaver somniferum cultivar HN1 chromosome 7, ASM357369v1, whole genome shotgun sequence contains the following coding sequences:
- the LOC113295757 gene encoding uncharacterized protein LOC113295757, producing the protein MGGVKAVMIVVDKYKMATGHKIAILKNDKTRFTAKCEEDSFWACGWRIHFGPVNGDTSRFVLTDSNAHSSVSDPRLKPRQIMSLFKKTYGSNIKYHHARRGKEAVFEEPYGDDEKSYSDFTWYVKAIEETNPDSYVKFEVEDGTSRFHRIFVCYGACKHSYRYLRPMIYLDATFLTGRYRGTLMAATCINGNNEFYPFAFAIVSSENKDNWFWFLENLQHVVDGRPIVFLSDRDANSKPVLDLFYKAAYSYTPANFEEALRGMHAIGAGHVANYIRTIPKEKWANAFFPVCRYGAHSSTLAESFNNWVLSFKKLPAFVLLDAIRLKVMEKMSERRILGLETFNTRLTPEYEALLKENIDIGHTWTVVQSMERLYEVRWRVNGFPCAHACDSIQATREDIYLFFEPYFTTEWYNKTYQEIILPIPNYDKPRSYDPSDRVIVPIPVPPPGRRRTHRFKNAYEKQKRKIMCTNCFTLGHHNRATCPML; encoded by the exons ATGGGAGGTGTTAAAGCTGTTATGATTGTTGTCGATAAGTACAAGATGGCTACTGGTCACAAGATTGCTATTCTTAAAAATGACAAAACTCGTTTTACTGCAAAGTGCGAAGAAGATTCATTTTGGGCATGTGGTTGGAGGATTCATTTTGGGCCTGTGAATGGTGATACTTCTCGGTTCGTGCTGACAGATTCTAACGCTCACAGTTCAGTG AGTGATCCTAGGTTAAAACCCAGACAGATCATGTCACTTTTCAAGAAAacttatgggtccaatattaagtatcaccatgcccgtaGAGGGAAAGAAGCTGTATTTGAAGAACCGTATGGAGATGACGAGAAGTCGTATAGCGATTTTACTTGGTATGTCAaagcaattgaagaaactaatCCCGATAGCTATGTGAAGTTTGAAGTTGAGGATGGAACCAGTAGATTTCATAGGATATTCGTTTGTTACGGTGCTTGCAAGCATAGCTATAGGTATCTCAggcccatgatttacttggacgctactttccttactggtagataCAGGGGTACTCTTATGGCTGCTACATGTATCAACGGAAACAATGAGTTTTACCCATTTGCTTTTGCTATTGTTTCTTCTGAAAACAAAgataattggttttggtttctggagAATCTTCAACATGTTGTCGATGGTCGTCcgattgttttccttagtgatc GTGATGCGAATTCGAAGCCCGttcttgatttgttttacaaagctgCGTACTCTTACACACCAGCAAACTTTGAAGAAGCTTTGAGGGGAATGCATGCAATTGGAGCTGGACATGTTGCTAACTATATCAGGACTATTCCAAAGGAGAAATGGGCAAATGCGTTTTTCCCTGTATGCAGATATGGTGCTCACTCTTCAACTCTTGCCGAGTCCTTTAACAATTGGGTTCTTTCTTTCAAAAAGTTGCCTGCTTTTGTTCTTCTCGATGCGATACG tttgaaggttatggAGAAAATGTCTGAGAGAAGGATACTAGGTCTGGAAACATTCAACACTAGGCTCACTCCTGAATATGAGGCTTTACTAAAGGAAAACATCGACATTGGTCATACTTGGACTGTTGTTCAGTCCATGGAAAGATTGTATGAAGTCAG GTGGCGAGTGAATGGTTTTCCTTGTGCGCATGCTTGTGATTCCATTCAAGCTACTAGAGAAGACATCTATTTATTTTTTGAGCCATACTTCACCACCGAATGGTACAACAAGACATACCAGGAGATCATCTTGCCAATCCCCAATTATGACAAGCCGCGgtcttatgatcctagtgatagggttATTGTTCCTATTCCTGTTCCTCCACCGGGTAGACGAAGAACACATCGCTTCAAGAATGCATATGAGAAGCAAAAGAGGAAAATTATGTGCACAAATTGCTTCACTCTTGGTCACCATAACAGAGCTACCTGCCCCATGCTTTGA